Proteins encoded within one genomic window of Mycoplasma phocoenae:
- a CDS encoding ABC transporter permease: MANSNKKRRQESPNNVHGNNLAPNALLQPFQHRKWEIIGNIFEYNETRGMRKRKGAFSDFFYRFSRSFSGVFGLITLLVIIALALVLPLFSADPNKLNISERYHTFFTEGNIFGTDSLGRDIWARLWWGLRYSLTLAVVTSLIQVFFGLLIGVMMGHFKWFDKIMTFIIKVITNVPSIIILIIITIVFKPTFWVIVFALTFTSWTGIANQMRSQVMRAKTFEWVSASKVLGTPTYKVLLNYIPVVIPLLITEIVFNVPGVIGAETSLAFIGLSIIDTPTLGNLINDGTTIFLTYPRYVLLPSSILIIVTTSIQLMASAVQDSLLRQR, encoded by the coding sequence ATGGCAAATTCTAATAAAAAACGAAGACAAGAATCACCCAATAATGTTCATGGCAATAATTTAGCCCCTAATGCTTTATTACAACCATTTCAACATCGTAAATGAGAAATTATAGGTAATATTTTTGAATACAATGAAACAAGAGGAATGCGGAAAAGAAAAGGTGCCTTCAGTGATTTCTTTTATCGTTTCAGTAGATCATTTTCAGGAGTTTTTGGGCTGATTACATTGTTAGTTATTATTGCTCTAGCATTAGTACTACCATTGTTTTCGGCAGATCCGAATAAGTTGAATATTTCTGAACGTTATCATACATTCTTTACTGAAGGTAATATCTTTGGTACTGACTCATTAGGGCGTGACATTTGAGCACGTTTATGATGAGGATTACGTTACTCATTAACCCTTGCAGTAGTTACATCATTAATTCAAGTCTTCTTTGGATTATTAATAGGTGTTATGATGGGTCATTTCAAATGATTCGACAAAATCATGACATTTATAATTAAAGTTATTACAAACGTACCATCAATAATAATTTTAATTATCATCACAATTGTTTTTAAACCCACTTTCTGAGTAATTGTTTTTGCTTTAACGTTTACTTCTTGAACAGGTATAGCTAACCAAATGCGTTCTCAAGTTATGAGGGCAAAAACATTCGAATGAGTAAGTGCTTCGAAAGTTTTAGGTACACCAACATATAAAGTATTGCTAAATTATATTCCAGTAGTTATTCCTTTATTAATCACTGAAATAGTTTTCAATGTTCCAGGTGTTATTGGTGCTGAAACATCATTAGCATTTATTGGTTTATCAATCATTGATACTCCAACACTTGGGAACTTAATTAACGACGGAACAACAATATTCTTAACATATCCAAGATACGTTTTACTACCATCATCAATTTTAATTATCGTAACAACTTCAATTCAATTAATGGCATCAGCTGTACAAGACAGTCTATTGCGTCAAAGATAG